The following proteins are encoded in a genomic region of Methylococcales bacterium:
- the infC gene encoding translation initiation factor IF-3, which produces MASKKETTRMNNTITARRVRLIGVEGEQAGIVSLIDAKQRAYEANMDLVEISPNADPPVCKIMDHGKFIFEQNKKLQAAKKKQKQIQVKEIKFRPGTDEGDYRVKLRNLTKFLNEGNKTKITVRFRGREMAHREIGMELLKRIEGDLKELAIVEQFPKMEGRQMVMVMAAKKKK; this is translated from the coding sequence ATCGCTTCTAAAAAAGAAACTACACGGATGAACAATACTATTACTGCAAGACGGGTAAGGTTAATTGGTGTAGAGGGTGAACAGGCTGGCATTGTATCGTTGATAGATGCCAAACAAAGAGCTTATGAAGCAAATATGGATTTGGTTGAGATATCACCCAATGCAGATCCACCTGTTTGCAAAATCATGGATCACGGTAAATTTATTTTTGAACAAAATAAAAAATTACAAGCGGCCAAGAAAAAACAAAAACAGATTCAGGTAAAAGAAATTAAATTTCGACCTGGAACTGACGAAGGAGACTACCGAGTTAAGTTGCGAAATTTGACTAAATTCTTAAATGAAGGTAATAAAACTAAAATTACTGTCCGTTTTCGAGGCCGAGAAATGGCCCATCGAGAAATTGGTATGGAGTTACTGAAACGAATTGAAGGCGATTTGAAGGAATTGGCCATTGTCGAACAATTTCCTAAAATGGAAGGACGACAAATGGTTATGGTAATGGCCGCAAAAAAGAAAAAATAA
- the rpmI gene encoding 50S ribosomal protein L35, with protein MPKMKSHSGAAKRFKKNGKGNFKCGQSHRRHILTKKSTKRKRQLRAAATVHPNDAPMIARMLPYS; from the coding sequence ATGCCAAAAATGAAAAGCCATAGTGGTGCTGCCAAGCGTTTTAAGAAAAACGGTAAAGGCAATTTTAAATGTGGGCAATCACATCGTCGCCATATTTTGACCAAAAAAAGCACGAAGCGTAAAAGACAGTTACGCGCAGCGGCTACTGTTCACCCTAACGACGCGCCCATGATTGCGCGGATGTTACCTTACAGTTAA
- the rplT gene encoding 50S ribosomal protein L20: MARVKRGVTARARHKKILKQAKGYYGARSRVYRVAKQAVIKAGQYAYRDRKQRKRQFRALWIVRINAASRLCGISYSRLINGLTRANVAIDRKVLADLAVRDMDAFAAIAEIAKANQSQP, from the coding sequence ATGGCTAGAGTAAAACGTGGTGTAACAGCCAGAGCAAGACATAAAAAGATTTTAAAGCAAGCGAAAGGGTATTATGGTGCGCGTAGTCGCGTCTATCGTGTTGCTAAACAAGCGGTCATTAAAGCGGGACAGTATGCTTACCGTGACCGTAAACAAAGAAAACGTCAATTCCGTGCGTTATGGATTGTACGTATTAATGCGGCCTCTCGTTTGTGTGGTATTTCGTACAGCCGATTAATTAATGGCTTAACGAGAGCAAATGTCGCTATTGATCGTAAAGTTTTAGCGGATCTTGCCGTCCGTGATATGGACGCATTTGCGGCCATTGCTGAAATTGCAAAAGCAAATCAAAGTCAGCCTTAA
- a CDS encoding HAD-IIA family hydrolase has product MKNTHSNLESFTNIRGLIIDMDGVLWHGNQPLAGLNEFFDLLREKKIPFILATNNSTLTQTEYVTKLRKMKVEVKNNEVLTSSMVTALYLAKHYPPQENKLFMIGEAGLKEALLAQGYYLKGVDETADADVVVCGLDRQLEWKQLATATLTIRAGAKFIATNGDTTLPTEKGLVPGNGSIIEALKTATGGISAQTLGKPEPLMYQDALSLLKTEAAETITIGDRLDTDILGSVRAGIRSVMVLTGISSENDIQHVGYQPTWIMDDIKVLTQALANLTSHNP; this is encoded by the coding sequence ATGAAAAATACACACTCTAATTTAGAAAGTTTCACGAATATTCGGGGTCTGATTATTGATATGGACGGGGTCTTATGGCATGGAAACCAACCGCTAGCAGGCTTAAATGAATTTTTTGACCTGCTTCGAGAAAAGAAAATTCCTTTTATCCTTGCCACCAATAATTCAACACTCACACAAACCGAATACGTCACTAAATTGCGTAAAATGAAGGTTGAAGTGAAAAATAATGAGGTGTTAACATCCAGCATGGTCACGGCACTTTATTTGGCTAAACATTATCCCCCGCAAGAAAATAAATTATTTATGATCGGGGAAGCGGGCTTAAAAGAAGCCTTACTCGCTCAAGGCTATTATTTGAAAGGCGTTGATGAAACAGCGGATGCAGACGTTGTTGTTTGTGGATTAGACCGACAGCTTGAATGGAAACAATTGGCAACAGCAACGTTAACGATACGCGCAGGCGCAAAATTTATTGCTACCAATGGCGATACCACATTACCCACTGAAAAAGGACTTGTCCCTGGAAATGGCTCTATTATTGAAGCCTTAAAAACGGCAACGGGTGGAATTAGTGCGCAAACACTGGGGAAACCTGAGCCGTTAATGTATCAAGATGCCCTAAGTTTATTAAAAACAGAAGCCGCTGAAACAATCACTATTGGCGATCGTTTAGATACCGATATCTTAGGCAGTGTGCGGGCAGGGATTCGTAGTGTCATGGTCTTAACAGGAATTTCATCTGAAAACGACATACAACATGTCGGTTATCAACCCACGTGGATAATGGATGATATTAAAGTTTTGACGCAAGCACTCGCTAATTTAACCTCTCATAATCCATAA
- the dhaK gene encoding dihydroxyacetone kinase subunit DhaK codes for MKKFINSPETLLDESLAGFAKAHANLIDYDVQEKLIKRAAVNKHPKVALISGGGTGHEPLHSGFVGEGMLDAACPGEIFTSPTPLQMIAAANAVENGAGVLFIVKNYAGDVMNFEMAAEMIDYDNARVLVCDDVSLPKDHSTGRRGVAGTLIVEKIVGAAAEQGADLATCKALGDKVNQATASMGVALSSCTVPALGMPTFDLADDEMEMGVGIHGEHGRETKVLTNASEIVDQLMKAIDEDLNLSSGQQVLLHINGFGATPLMELYLIYELAAQFLAAHEVKIIRSLVGNHTTSLDMAGCSITLTIMDDALIALWDAPVRTANLHWG; via the coding sequence ATGAAAAAATTTATTAATAGCCCAGAAACATTATTAGATGAAAGTTTAGCCGGCTTTGCAAAAGCTCATGCAAATCTCATTGATTATGATGTTCAAGAGAAACTTATTAAGCGGGCGGCCGTTAACAAACATCCCAAAGTTGCCTTAATTTCAGGCGGCGGAACGGGACATGAACCCTTACATTCAGGGTTTGTGGGCGAAGGAATGTTGGATGCCGCTTGCCCTGGTGAGATATTTACCTCGCCAACCCCCCTACAAATGATTGCAGCGGCAAATGCGGTAGAAAATGGCGCGGGAGTCTTATTTATTGTTAAAAATTATGCAGGCGACGTGATGAATTTTGAAATGGCCGCCGAAATGATTGATTATGACAATGCGCGTGTTTTGGTCTGTGATGATGTTTCACTTCCTAAAGATCATAGTACAGGACGACGGGGAGTGGCTGGCACGTTAATTGTGGAGAAAATAGTGGGCGCAGCGGCGGAACAAGGAGCGGATTTAGCCACCTGTAAAGCGTTGGGTGATAAAGTCAATCAGGCAACGGCTTCAATGGGGGTTGCGTTAAGCAGTTGCACGGTGCCTGCATTAGGGATGCCCACCTTTGATTTAGCGGATGATGAAATGGAAATGGGGGTCGGTATTCATGGTGAGCATGGGCGTGAAACCAAGGTATTGACGAATGCCAGTGAAATTGTAGATCAGCTGATGAAAGCAATTGATGAGGATTTAAACTTATCGTCAGGACAGCAAGTATTGCTACATATCAATGGTTTTGGAGCAACTCCACTGATGGAGTTATATTTAATCTATGAACTAGCCGCTCAATTTTTAGCTGCCCATGAGGTTAAAATAATTCGCTCCTTAGTTGGAAACCATACGACTTCATTAGACATGGCGGGGTGTTCCATTACATTAACAATTATGGATGACGCGTTAATCGCATTATGGGACGCGCCTGTGAGAACCGCTAATTTACATTGGGGATAA
- a CDS encoding substrate-binding domain-containing protein yields MKKIILSFLFFVSIQVHAVDTLKMSTTTSTENSGLLAVLHPVFEKKYQARIDVIAVGTGKALKLAENGDVDLVFVHAPAAEIAFVEAGYGIDRQAVMHNDFVILGAKTDSATLKSSKTAGEALRKIAESKSTFISRGDDSGTHKKENSLWKIANVSPKGDWYLAVGQGMGAVLKIADEKQAYTLTDRGTYLAYQDKIDLNIVFEGDKFLFNPYHVIAVNPALHKTANYSLAKKYIAFITSEEGQNMIARYKKKEQQLFTPDALSTKK; encoded by the coding sequence ATGAAAAAAATCATTTTATCTTTTTTATTCTTCGTCAGTATTCAGGTTCACGCGGTTGATACCTTAAAAATGTCAACGACAACGAGTACTGAAAACTCAGGCTTGCTGGCGGTATTGCATCCCGTTTTTGAAAAAAAATATCAAGCGCGGATTGATGTTATTGCGGTTGGAACAGGAAAAGCTTTAAAATTGGCTGAAAATGGCGATGTGGATCTTGTTTTTGTCCATGCGCCTGCGGCTGAAATAGCCTTTGTTGAAGCAGGCTATGGGATTGATAGGCAGGCGGTGATGCACAATGACTTTGTTATTTTAGGCGCGAAAACCGATAGCGCAACGCTTAAATCATCGAAAACGGCGGGGGAGGCATTACGAAAAATTGCTGAAAGTAAATCTACTTTTATATCACGAGGAGATGACTCAGGAACCCATAAAAAAGAAAATTCATTATGGAAGATTGCTAACGTATCACCGAAAGGCGACTGGTATTTAGCGGTGGGTCAAGGCATGGGGGCTGTTTTAAAAATAGCGGATGAAAAACAAGCCTATACCCTAACCGACCGAGGAACCTATCTGGCGTATCAGGATAAAATTGATTTAAACATTGTTTTTGAAGGCGATAAATTTTTATTTAACCCCTATCATGTTATCGCAGTAAACCCTGCCCTTCATAAAACAGCTAATTATTCATTGGCGAAAAAATATATCGCATTTATCACCTCTGAAGAAGGGCAAAATATGATTGCTCGTTATAAAAAGAAAGAGCAGCAATTATTTACGCCCGATGCTTTAAGCACTAAGAAATAA